A genome region from Camelina sativa cultivar DH55 chromosome 10, Cs, whole genome shotgun sequence includes the following:
- the LOC104718476 gene encoding uncharacterized protein LOC104718476, producing MEIKVDEDHQRSTKEDIKKPLLEQDKDFPDIERTTWIQKAIGQTFQTTAHLANLLPTGTVLAFQLLSPIFSNGGQCDLVSKIMTSTLVAICGFSCFILSFTDSYKDKNGTICYGFATFHGFWIIDGSTTLPQELSKRYKLRFIDFVHAFMSFFVFGAVVLFDRNAVNCFFPAPSAEALEVLTALPVGVGVFCSMLFATFPTTRNGIGFPLSSK from the coding sequence ATGGAGATCAAAGTTGATGAAGATCATCAAAGAAGTACTAAAGAAGACATCAAAAAGCCACTTCTTGAACAAGACAAAGACTTTCCAGATATAGAAAGAACAACATGGATACAAAAGGCAATAGGTCAAACGTTTCAAACCACTGCTCATTTAGCCAATCTCTTGCCAACAGGAACGGTTCTCGCGTTTCAGCTCTTATCGCCAATTTTCTCAAACGGCGGTCAATGCGATTTAGTTAGCAAGATCATGACATCGACACTAGTGGCAATATGTGGATTCTCTTGCTTTATACTTAGCTTCACGGACTCTTACAAAGACAAAAACGGTACTATTTGCTACGGATTCGCAACATTCCACGGGTTTTGGATCATCGATGGATCCACAACTCTTCCTCAAGAATTATCAAAGAGATACAAGCTAAGGTTTATAGATTTTGTTCACGCCTTCATGTCGTTTTTCGTGTTTGGTGCGGTGGTTTTATTCGATCGGAACGCCGTAAATTGTTTCTTCCCGGCACCGTCAGCTGAAGCATTGGAGGTTCTCACGGCGTTGCCCGTTGGCGTAGGGGTGTTTTGTAGTATGTTGTTTGCAACATTTCCGACAACACGCAACGGGATTGGTTTCCCACTTTCTAGTAAATGA
- the LOC104718477 gene encoding uncharacterized protein LOC104718477, which yields MVRPELVRRRFLSGNEMAPAPVISRRTCSMSPTLETIFEDDFNHQDPHYRVVVVGQRHRLFLLVPAIISAVSCVLLCRQDRVVRFF from the coding sequence ATGGTTAGACCAGAATTAGTAAGACGAAGATTCTTATCTGGAAATGAAATGGCGCCGGCGCCGGTGATTTCTCGCCGGACATGTTCAATGTCTCCGACACTAGAGACCATATTCGAAGATGATTTTAATCATCAAGATCCACATTACAGAGTCGTCGTCGTAGGACAACGACatcgtttgtttcttcttgttccgGCGATCATATCCGCCGTatcttgtgttttgttgtgtAGACAAGATCGTGTTGTTCgatttttttaa
- the LOC104718478 gene encoding uncharacterized protein LOC104718478 (The sequence of the model RefSeq protein was modified relative to this genomic sequence to represent the inferred CDS: added 18 bases not found in genome assembly), whose protein sequence is MAKEEEKRTPPSSEPLLLSLSQSLPQPEDPLPETSTPPSKFDPSRMIGIIKRKALIKDLAAAYHTECLALCRELLELQKRKDEPFLDTKATEDLRKETLRSSSKRAKKKR, encoded by the exons AAGCGAACTCCACCGTCGTcggaacctcttcttctttctttgtcgCAATCTTTACCCCAACCCGAAGATCCTCTGCCGGAAACCTCTACTCCTCCGTCTAAGTTTGATCCTAGTCGAA tgattgGGATCATCAAAAGGAAAGCTTTGATTAAGGATTTAGCTGCAGCTTACCACACTGAGTGTCTTGCTCTTTGTCGAGAACTTCTTGAGctccaaaagagaaaagacgaG CCGTTTCTGGACACAAAAGCAACTGAAGATCTGAGAAAAGAGACATTAAGGTCTTCTTCGAAACGAGCTAAGAAAAAGCGTTAA
- the LOC104718479 gene encoding uncharacterized protein LOC104718479 gives MLQKPPYLFISDDNDHNNLQYTSLKDVISSSDGFGSFFSPSQHCLPSCQDGFLLSEMDSSNIAIRNELVKRAASMYLQSSMVVIAPDTNWFQRFCLKDKHQAVAAIDCLRPVCRIFARSS, from the coding sequence ATGTTGCAAAAACCACCCTACCTTTTTATCTCCGACGACAATGATCACAACAATCTCCAGTACACGAGCTTGAAAGACGTGATCTCAAGTTCCGATGGATTCGGTTCGTTCTTTTCTCCGAGCCAACACTGTCTTCCTTCTTGTCAAGACGGGTTTCTCTTGTCCGAGATGGATTCTTCTAACATCGCCATTAGAAACGAGCTCGTGAAAAGAGCGGCTTCTATGTATCTTCAGTCTTCTATGGTTGTCATTGCTCCCGACACGAATTGGTTCCAGAGATTCTGTTTGAAGGATAAGCATCAGGCGGTTGCTGCGATTGATTGTCTTAGACCGGTTTGCCGGATTTTCGCTCGGTCTAGTTAA